One Helianthus annuus cultivar XRQ/B chromosome 12, HanXRQr2.0-SUNRISE, whole genome shotgun sequence genomic region harbors:
- the LOC110914260 gene encoding uncharacterized protein LOC110914260 yields the protein MSGLMRTSSRSESENHFFGKISNPKCTLVEFLSHFDKAIEAQRHEHRKNDHDTRYTNPGEWSDFVLEKQAAQIYTRTIFLDVQLEIQHAIHRCTSVRLDHVMIREEDVTFPKQYILRRWTREAVPNSSPGSILTDGGDPNRSEEVNCCVCEISHATEYVVNKLISKFDKLSDFRDHIKQFMSVADEAQINAPPKTRRNRFAELLGVAPESTATIRVPVGTRFKGCGSHKRLKSQKERAISQSGSKRRQCSLCKKYGHNRVTCWKYTVVVPEAGASRNAEGNEDTIHEGDAATVVEGDGPGSNDADDVFYTSGNDADMDDEDMAE from the exons ATGTCTGGTCTTATGCGGACATCATCTAGGTCCGAAAGCGAGAATCACTTTTTTGGCAAGATTAGCAATCCAAAGTGCACGTTGGTTGAATTTCTTAGCCACTTCGACAAGGCCATTGAAGCGCAAAGGCACGAGCATCGAAAAAACGATCATGACACTCGATACACCAACCCTGGAGAGTGGAGTGATTTTGTTCTCGAGAAGCAAGCAGCTCAGATATATACCAGAACTATATTTTTGGATGTTCAACTCGAGATTCAACATGCTATTCATCGTTGTACTAGTGTCAGATTAGATCAC GTTATGATACGCGAGGAGGATGTTACT TTTCCGAAACAATATATATTGAGGCGTTGGACGCGTGAAGCTGTTCCAAATAGTTCCCCCGGGTCCATTCTTACGGATGGCGGAGATCCAAATCGTAGTGAGGAGGTTAACTGTTGTGTTTGTGAGATTAGTCACGCAACTGAGTATGTTGTGAACAAGTTGATTTCAAAATTTGATAAGTTGTCTGATTTTCGTGATCATATCAAGCAGTTTATGTCAGTCGCTGATGAAGCACAAATAAATGCACCTCCCAAGACACGACGTAATCGATTTGCTGAACTGCTAGGAGTTGCTCCAGAGAGCACGGCCACTATCCGTGTTCCAGTTGGTACCAGATTCAAGGGTTGCGGTTCTCATAAACGCCTTAAATCTCAAAAGGAGCGAGCCATAAGTCAGTCTGGAAGTAAACGTCGTCAATGTTCATTATGTAAAAAATACGGTCATAACAGAGTAACGTGTTGGAAATACACCGTGGTTGTGCCTGAGGCAGGTGCTTCGCGGAATGCTGAAGGTAACGAAGATACAATTCACGAAGGAGATGCTGCTACAGTTGTTGAAGGTGATGGTCCTGGATCGAATGATGCCGATGATGTGTTTTACACATCTGGAAACGATGCAGATATGGATGATGAGGACATGGCAGAGTAG